In Ruminococcaceae bacterium BL-6, a genomic segment contains:
- a CDS encoding conserved protein of unknown function (Evidence 4 : Unknown function but conserved in other organisms), whose translation MTRLECHVATCANNSDRLCCRPDIHVSGPSACASEQTCCSSYVQKRDSATDAVGYQSPNESMPIGCDAQNCVHNARGVCAADGIRMSGSDASTKRQTSCETFSSR comes from the coding sequence ATGACAAGACTGGAGTGTCATGTTGCAACCTGTGCCAACAATTCGGATCGGCTCTGCTGCCGGCCCGACATCCATGTTTCCGGCCCTTCCGCCTGCGCCAGCGAACAGACCTGCTGTTCCTCTTATGTCCAGAAGAGAGATTCCGCGACGGATGCGGTGGGATATCAGTCGCCGAACGAGTCGATGCCCATCGGATGCGACGCCCAGAACTGCGTCCATAATGCCCGCGGCGTCTGCGCGGCCGACGGCATCCGCATGAGCGGAAGCGATGCGAGCACCAAAAGGCAGACATCCTGCGAGACTTTTTCTTCCAGATAA
- the ade gene encoding Adenine deaminase, whose product MDKKQKQRLIPYALQQKLPELVLKNAGVVDVFSKRVRKADVAIQDGVIVGVGDCRGREERDLGGAFVAPGFIDSHVHIESSMVSPPLFAEKILAHGTTAVVADPHEIVNVAGEAGMEYMLSQTENAGVRFYFMLPSCVPISSIEHNGAAFGADRMKKFRGHPRVLGLGEVMDCPGVLRGDGGLLEKIGLMEGGVIDGHAPAVRGRELQAYRLAGVQTDHECTDYAQALERIEDGFIVQVREGSAARNLDAILSGALKDGLDCGRFVFCTDDLHLDDVVHRGHIDYILRRAAALGMDPVQAVRCATLNAAQLYGLSGLGAVAPGYRADLVVLDNLRDFGVLQVFLDGKAWDGTVARSAALPNARLTESVHVPPLSADRLACRCGEKFPVIQVVPGEILTKRVDMPLPGEGGVFVPGDDLLKVAVVQRHDGSGRLAVGAVKGFGLKSGAVASTVAHDSHNLIAIGDNDRDILCAVGELRRCQGGYTVCSGGRVLETLPLPVAGLFTDDASLDVAERQKEISGLCHRMGVPENIDPFQNLSFLSLTVIPEIRITDSGIFDVIKNKFL is encoded by the coding sequence ATGGACAAAAAACAGAAGCAGCGGCTGATTCCCTATGCGCTTCAGCAGAAGCTGCCGGAACTGGTTCTGAAAAACGCCGGCGTGGTGGATGTCTTTTCAAAACGGGTCCGGAAGGCGGATGTCGCGATCCAGGACGGCGTCATTGTCGGCGTGGGGGACTGCCGCGGGCGCGAGGAGCGGGATCTGGGCGGGGCGTTCGTCGCGCCGGGCTTCATCGATTCCCACGTCCATATCGAGTCGTCGATGGTTTCCCCGCCCCTTTTCGCGGAGAAGATCCTCGCGCACGGGACGACCGCCGTCGTCGCGGACCCTCACGAAATCGTGAACGTCGCGGGCGAGGCGGGCATGGAATACATGCTTTCGCAGACCGAAAACGCGGGGGTCCGGTTTTATTTCATGCTGCCGTCGTGCGTCCCCATCAGCAGCATCGAGCACAACGGGGCGGCGTTCGGCGCGGACCGCATGAAAAAATTCCGCGGCCACCCGCGCGTGCTGGGCCTCGGGGAGGTCATGGACTGCCCGGGGGTCCTGCGGGGCGACGGCGGCCTGCTGGAAAAGATCGGGCTGATGGAAGGCGGCGTCATCGACGGCCACGCGCCCGCCGTGCGGGGCCGTGAGCTTCAGGCCTACCGGCTCGCCGGCGTGCAGACCGACCACGAATGCACCGATTACGCGCAGGCGCTGGAGCGGATCGAGGACGGCTTCATCGTTCAGGTGCGCGAGGGCTCGGCCGCGAGAAATCTGGATGCGATCCTTTCGGGCGCGCTGAAGGACGGCCTCGACTGCGGCCGGTTCGTTTTCTGCACGGACGATCTGCATCTGGACGACGTGGTGCACAGGGGGCATATCGACTACATCCTGCGCCGGGCGGCTGCCCTCGGGATGGATCCCGTTCAGGCGGTCCGCTGCGCCACGCTGAACGCCGCGCAGCTTTACGGCCTTTCCGGCCTCGGCGCGGTCGCGCCGGGGTACCGGGCCGATCTCGTCGTGCTGGATAACCTGCGCGATTTCGGCGTCCTTCAGGTTTTTCTGGATGGGAAGGCGTGGGACGGAACGGTGGCGCGTTCCGCCGCTTTACCAAATGCCCGCCTGACGGAAAGCGTCCATGTGCCCCCGCTTTCCGCGGACCGGCTCGCCTGCCGCTGCGGGGAAAAATTTCCGGTGATTCAGGTGGTCCCGGGCGAGATCCTGACCAAGCGGGTGGACATGCCCCTTCCCGGAGAGGGCGGCGTTTTCGTCCCGGGGGATGATCTGCTGAAAGTCGCGGTCGTTCAGCGGCACGACGGCTCGGGCCGGCTGGCGGTGGGGGCCGTGAAGGGCTTCGGCCTGAAAAGCGGGGCGGTCGCTTCCACGGTCGCGCACGATTCCCACAACCTGATCGCAATCGGCGACAACGACAGGGACATCCTCTGCGCCGTCGGGGAGCTGCGGCGCTGTCAGGGCGGGTATACGGTCTGCTCCGGCGGCCGCGTGCTGGAAACGCTTCCGCTGCCGGTCGCGGGGCTTTTCACCGACGACGCGTCGCTCGACGTCGCCGAAAGGCAGAAAGAAATTTCCGGCCTGTGCCACCGTATGGGCGTCCCGGAAAACATCGATCCGTTCCAGAACCTATCGTTTCTCTCGCTCACCGTCATCCCGGAAATCCGCATCACGGACAGCGGGATTTTTGACGTCATAAAAAACAAATTTCTGTAG
- a CDS encoding Cation-efflux pump, which produces MTELLIRLFVKDSEQVSNPDVRGRYGKLSGLVGVGTNLLLFVVKFLTGFFFHSIAIMADAVNNFSDMASSLITLIGFKLSSKPADAQHPYGHARMEYISGLIVSFLVMMVGVQLVQSSFGKILRPQPTGFGFVVVAILAVSILLKLWQSAFYAKIGKKIDSTALQASSQDSRNDVLSTAAVLLGALVSRYTGLMLDGWMGLAVAVFIIVSGIRLIIDTTSPLLGLAPTKELVREIYRKIMSYQGILGLHDLNVHNYGPGRCFASVHCEVPADEDIMVSHDIIDNIERDFLKDMNIHLVIHLDPIVTGDERTNELKEAVAGIIREISPDISMHDFRVVWGTTHSNLIFDVVVPYRFRMTDDQLQQTLVDRIHQMNPNYHAVVVVDHTYVPQI; this is translated from the coding sequence ATGACTGAACTGCTGATCCGCCTGTTCGTGAAGGATTCCGAGCAGGTTTCGAACCCCGACGTGCGGGGGCGGTACGGGAAGCTTTCCGGCCTTGTGGGGGTGGGTACGAACCTTCTGCTGTTCGTCGTCAAATTCCTCACCGGATTTTTCTTCCACAGCATCGCCATCATGGCGGACGCGGTCAACAACTTCTCGGATATGGCGTCGTCCCTGATCACGCTGATCGGCTTCAAGCTTTCGTCGAAGCCGGCGGATGCCCAGCACCCGTACGGCCACGCCCGCATGGAATACATCTCCGGCCTGATCGTCTCCTTTCTGGTGATGATGGTCGGCGTTCAGCTGGTGCAGAGCTCCTTCGGGAAGATCCTGCGGCCGCAGCCGACCGGGTTCGGCTTCGTCGTCGTGGCGATCCTGGCGGTTTCCATCCTGCTCAAGCTGTGGCAGTCCGCCTTCTATGCCAAAATCGGGAAGAAGATCGACTCCACCGCCCTGCAGGCAAGCTCGCAGGACAGCCGCAACGACGTGCTCTCCACCGCCGCGGTCCTTCTTGGCGCGCTGGTCTCCCGCTATACCGGCCTGATGCTCGACGGCTGGATGGGCCTTGCCGTCGCGGTGTTCATCATCGTTTCCGGCATCCGGCTGATCATCGACACCACCAGCCCGCTGCTGGGGCTTGCGCCCACAAAGGAGCTGGTCCGCGAGATCTACCGCAAGATCATGTCCTATCAGGGGATCCTCGGCCTGCACGACCTGAACGTGCACAATTATGGGCCGGGCCGCTGCTTTGCATCCGTCCACTGCGAGGTGCCGGCGGACGAGGATATCATGGTCAGCCACGACATCATCGACAATATCGAGCGGGATTTCCTGAAGGACATGAACATCCACCTCGTCATCCACCTCGACCCGATCGTCACCGGCGACGAGCGCACGAACGAGCTGAAAGAGGCCGTCGCGGGGATCATCCGCGAAATTTCGCCGGACATCAGCATGCACGATTTCAGGGTGGTGTGGGGCACGACCCATTCCAACCTGATTTTCGATGTCGTCGTGCCTTACCGGTTCCGCATGACGGACGATCAGCTTCAGCAGACGCTGGTCGACCGCATCCATCAGATGAACCCGAATTACCACGCGGTCGTCGTGGTCGACCACACCTATGTCCCCCAAATTTAA
- a CDS encoding protein of unknown function (Evidence 5 : Unknown function), protein MIPYSIVSTERVRFHDATSNFVSWFYYAPYYITIE, encoded by the coding sequence TTGATCCCGTATTCGATAGTCTCCACCGAAAGGGTCCGGTTTCACGATGCCACCTCCAATTTTGTTTCCTGGTTTTATTACGCCCCTTATTATATCACAATCGAATGA
- a CDS encoding protein of unknown function (Evidence 5 : Unknown function) produces the protein MPTSDLDAQTAAEIMELFRRISQNGTAILMVTHELETVGYGNRVLTMDAGILTEREKPKDVPGGASYPFRFQT, from the coding sequence ATGCCCACAAGCGACCTGGATGCACAGACGGCCGCTGAAATCATGGAGCTGTTCCGCCGGATCTCTCAAAACGGGACGGCGATCCTGATGGTCACACACGAACTGGAGACCGTGGGTTACGGGAACCGGGTCCTTACGATGGATGCGGGGATCCTGACCGAACGGGAAAAGCCGAAAGATGTGCCCGGCGGCGCATCCTATCCTTTCCGATTCCAGACATGA
- a CDS encoding Substrate-specific component PanT of predicted pantothenate ECF transporter yields the protein MKTNKKVLTLVQFAMLLAIEIVVCFTPLGSLPIGPLVATLSSVPVIITAILLGTKFGALMGLFAGTFSFIVWTFMPPSPFLAFVFTPFYSLGKIHGNFWSLVICFVPRILIGVVAGLVFRALSKRGGKVIPYVLSGIAGSMTTTILVLGGIYVFFGRAYAGALGIGYELLLGALGLTVVTNGLLEAAICAVAAFAVCRPLRKYHMLDRS from the coding sequence ATGAAAACCAATAAGAAAGTCCTGACCCTCGTGCAGTTTGCCATGCTGCTGGCCATCGAGATCGTCGTGTGCTTTACGCCGCTCGGCTCGCTGCCCATAGGGCCGCTGGTCGCTACGCTGTCTTCCGTGCCGGTGATCATCACCGCCATTCTGCTCGGCACGAAATTCGGCGCGCTGATGGGATTATTCGCCGGCACGTTCAGCTTCATCGTGTGGACCTTCATGCCGCCGTCGCCTTTTCTTGCGTTTGTGTTCACACCGTTTTACTCGCTGGGGAAAATCCACGGAAACTTCTGGAGCCTCGTCATCTGCTTTGTGCCGAGGATCCTGATCGGCGTCGTCGCGGGGCTGGTGTTCCGGGCGCTGAGCAAAAGGGGTGGGAAAGTCATCCCCTACGTTCTGAGCGGGATCGCGGGAAGCATGACGACGACAATTCTGGTGCTCGGCGGAATCTACGTCTTTTTCGGCCGTGCCTATGCCGGGGCGCTCGGGATCGGATACGAGCTGCTGCTCGGCGCCCTGGGCCTTACCGTCGTGACGAACGGCCTGCTGGAAGCGGCCATCTGCGCGGTCGCGGCTTTTGCGGTCTGCCGCCCTCTGAGAAAATACCACATGCTGGACCGCTCTTAA
- a CDS encoding Magnesium transporter — protein sequence MLSYYKTIDGRIQRVETSEPGCWISCVSPSDGEISGLIRDFSIEPDFFRAAMDEEESSHIDSEDGNTLIVIDIPSVEKSESGLVYTTMPLGIIMTEKNVITVVTRPNPLIDEFAGGAVKGVQTNLKTRFMLYLLLRATARYLQHLKQIDKISSAVEHELRKSMKNSELIQLLDIQKSLVYFSSSLKGNEITLQKIMRGRTVKLYEEDQDLLEDVLIEVKQAIEMSSIYLNILSGTMDAFASVISNNLNIVMKILASITLIISILTVISGLYGMNVPDLPMPVFWFPTVLSLVCMVIAWFVLRKKEMM from the coding sequence ATGTTGTCTTATTACAAAACAATAGACGGCCGGATTCAGCGGGTCGAAACGTCTGAACCCGGCTGCTGGATCAGCTGCGTTTCGCCGAGCGACGGCGAAATCAGCGGGCTGATCCGCGATTTTTCCATCGAGCCGGATTTTTTCCGCGCCGCGATGGATGAAGAGGAGTCTTCGCATATCGACAGCGAGGACGGAAACACCCTGATCGTCATTGACATCCCCTCGGTGGAGAAATCGGAGAGCGGGCTCGTTTACACCACCATGCCGCTCGGCATCATCATGACGGAAAAGAACGTCATCACCGTTGTGACGAGGCCGAATCCGCTGATCGACGAATTTGCAGGGGGCGCGGTCAAGGGGGTGCAGACGAATCTGAAAACCAGGTTCATGCTGTACCTGCTGCTGCGCGCGACGGCGCGTTACCTTCAGCATCTGAAACAGATCGACAAGATCAGCAGCGCAGTGGAGCACGAGCTGCGGAAATCTATGAAGAATTCCGAGCTGATCCAGCTTCTGGATATCCAGAAATCTTTGGTCTACTTTTCCTCTTCCCTGAAGGGGAACGAGATCACTTTGCAGAAGATCATGCGCGGCCGCACGGTAAAGCTTTACGAAGAGGATCAGGACCTGCTCGAGGATGTGCTGATCGAGGTCAAGCAGGCCATCGAGATGTCAAGCATTTACCTGAACATCCTGTCGGGAACCATGGATGCCTTTGCTTCGGTCATTTCCAACAACCTGAACATCGTCATGAAGATATTGGCCTCCATCACGCTGATCATCTCCATACTGACGGTGATCAGCGGCCTGTACGGGATGAATGTGCCGGATCTGCCGATGCCGGTTTTCTGGTTCCCCACGGTGCTTTCGCTGGTGTGCATGGTCATCGCGTGGTTTGTGCTTCGGAAAAAGGAAATGATGTGA
- a CDS encoding TRZ/ATZ family protein: MERIRIDSAELPERAKELRAGDQILLSGTVYTARDAAHKRLFALLDENRSLPFPIRGATIYYAGPTPTPPGMPVGSCGPTTSGRMDPYTPRLLDLGLAAMVGKGKRSPAVCDAIRRNGGVYLCAIGGAGALAARSIRSLEVIAFEDLGCESIKKLEFENFPLVVAIDSMGGSLFAE, translated from the coding sequence TTGGAAAGAATCCGAATCGACAGCGCCGAGCTGCCCGAACGGGCGAAGGAGCTGAGGGCCGGGGACCAGATTCTGCTTTCCGGCACGGTTTACACCGCGCGAGACGCGGCCCATAAACGGCTTTTCGCCCTGCTGGATGAAAACCGTTCGCTGCCGTTCCCGATCCGGGGCGCGACCATCTATTACGCCGGGCCGACCCCGACGCCCCCGGGTATGCCCGTCGGCTCCTGCGGCCCCACCACTTCGGGCCGCATGGACCCTTATACGCCGCGCCTGCTGGATCTGGGCCTCGCGGCCATGGTGGGGAAGGGAAAGCGCTCCCCCGCCGTGTGCGACGCGATCCGGCGAAACGGCGGCGTCTACCTGTGCGCCATCGGCGGCGCGGGCGCTCTGGCGGCGCGGTCCATCCGGTCGCTGGAAGTGATCGCCTTTGAGGATTTGGGATGCGAATCCATCAAAAAACTGGAATTTGAGAATTTTCCGCTTGTCGTCGCCATAGATTCTATGGGCGGCAGCCTTTTTGCCGAGTAG
- a CDS encoding HAD family hydrolase yields the protein MGKSKKLIVFDLDGTLNRTELYAVEIHRMVQTEFGWHAQTPEQIQSVFGALTSEYMPLLLPGADKETQRRYLKRVAEVEKDYLHLAAAYDGSAQMLDELHGKGWETAVCSNSSSRYISTILNAIRLTDKIDHIEPLDKAFNSKKASLKNLLDRLKPEKAVMVGDTSFDEEAAEENGIPFIGCLYGFRPHEMENAPIAVERPAQIPEAAESLL from the coding sequence ATGGGAAAATCCAAAAAACTGATCGTTTTTGACCTGGATGGCACGCTGAACCGCACCGAGCTTTACGCCGTGGAGATCCACCGGATGGTTCAGACGGAGTTCGGCTGGCACGCCCAGACCCCCGAGCAGATTCAGTCCGTATTCGGGGCGCTGACCAGCGAATATATGCCGCTGCTTCTGCCGGGCGCGGATAAGGAGACGCAGCGGCGTTACCTGAAGCGGGTCGCGGAAGTGGAAAAGGACTACCTGCACCTTGCGGCCGCCTATGACGGAAGCGCCCAGATGCTGGACGAACTGCACGGGAAGGGCTGGGAAACGGCGGTCTGCTCGAATTCCTCTTCCCGCTATATTTCCACGATCCTGAACGCGATCCGCCTGACGGACAAGATCGACCACATCGAACCGCTGGACAAGGCCTTCAACAGCAAAAAGGCAAGCCTGAAAAACCTGCTGGACCGCCTGAAGCCGGAAAAGGCCGTGATGGTGGGCGACACGAGCTTCGACGAGGAGGCCGCCGAGGAAAACGGGATTCCGTTTATCGGTTGCCTTTACGGCTTTCGGCCGCACGAAATGGAGAACGCGCCCATCGCCGTGGAACGGCCCGCCCAGATTCCGGAGGCGGCGGAATCGCTCCTCTGA
- the coaX gene encoding Type III pantothenate kinase yields MLLTVDIGNTHISLGGYEESRLVFVAQLLSHPMLTSDQYAVELQQIMTLYHTEPAAVDGAIISSVVPELCALFQRALKKITGVTPLLVGPGVKTGLNILIDDPAQLGSDLVAGAVAAAAAYPLPCVVFDLGTATSVSVIDKKGHFLGGMICAGVGIMLEALTTHTALLPHVSLEPPKNLIGRNSGECMQSGLIYGSAAMLDGIAERLERQLHEPPTLVATGGLANLIAPHCTHSFQISEHLLLEGLRLIYEKNRKPQKPV; encoded by the coding sequence ATGCTTTTGACGGTGGACATCGGGAACACCCACATCTCGCTGGGCGGCTATGAAGAAAGCAGGCTGGTTTTTGTGGCGCAGCTTCTTTCCCACCCGATGCTCACGTCGGACCAGTACGCTGTGGAGCTGCAGCAGATCATGACGCTTTACCATACCGAGCCCGCCGCCGTGGACGGCGCCATCATTTCTTCCGTAGTGCCGGAGCTCTGCGCGCTGTTTCAGCGGGCGCTGAAAAAAATCACCGGGGTGACACCGCTGCTTGTGGGCCCCGGGGTGAAAACCGGCCTGAACATCCTCATCGACGACCCCGCGCAGCTCGGCTCGGACCTGGTCGCAGGCGCGGTCGCGGCAGCCGCGGCATATCCCCTGCCCTGCGTGGTCTTCGATCTGGGGACCGCGACCTCTGTCAGCGTCATCGACAAAAAGGGGCATTTCCTGGGCGGGATGATCTGCGCCGGGGTCGGCATCATGCTGGAAGCCCTGACTACGCATACGGCGCTTCTCCCTCACGTCAGCCTGGAGCCGCCCAAAAACCTGATTGGCAGGAATTCCGGGGAATGTATGCAGTCGGGCCTGATCTACGGCTCCGCCGCCATGCTGGACGGAATCGCGGAACGGCTGGAACGGCAGCTTCACGAGCCGCCGACCCTCGTCGCAACGGGCGGCCTTGCCAATCTGATCGCGCCGCACTGCACCCATTCCTTTCAGATCAGCGAGCATCTTTTGCTGGAGGGGCTTCGGCTGATCTATGAAAAAAACAGGAAACCGCAAAAGCCGGTATAA
- the htpG gene encoding class III heat-shock protein (ATP-dependent molecular chaperone HSP90) (Evidence 2a : Function from experimental evidences in other organisms; PubMedId : 9150201, 10323241, 11407116, 12511492, 22226636, 26743745, 27723736, 28363677, 28383119, 28784328; Product type f : factor), with amino-acid sequence MKQFKAESKRLMDLMIHSIYTHREIFLRELLSNASDAIDKLYYRTLKDGDTGLNRDDFYIEITPDKEKRTLTVEDNGCGMTKDELENNLGVIAKSGSLNFKKDADPKEDIDIIGQFGVGFYSAFMVSGCVTVYSRAFGSEESWRWQSRGAEGYTVEPCEKEGHGTRIVLELKANTDDENYDEFLDPYRIRGIVKKYSDYIRYPIRMDVEKTRKKEGSGEKDGKDSKDEYETYTEKETLNSMVPIWRKNKNEVTEEEYERFYQDKFYDYEKPLKIIHSSTEGLATYQALLFIPAKAPLDYYTREYEKGLQLYSNGVMIMEKCPDLLPDYFSFVRGLVDSQDLSLNISREMLQHDRQLKLIESRLEKKIKSELESMLLNERDKYEKFFQNFGLQLKYGVYSDYGQHKDVLQDLLLFYSSSEKKPVTLKEYAGRMKEGQKYIYYAGGESVARIDQLPQTELLRDKGMEMLYLTDNVDEFALRVLGKYEDHEFKNISSDDLDLETPEEKEELKKQGEENKDMLAFLKDSLGGKVKDVVVSTRLKTHPVCLSSNGAISLEMEKAINAVPAGEKVQAQHVLELNPAHPVFKTLCGLYSKDKEKLKKYAELLYTQALLIEGIPVEDPVAFSNQVCELMTE; translated from the coding sequence ATGAAGCAATTCAAAGCGGAATCCAAACGATTGATGGATTTAATGATTCATTCTATTTATACTCACCGCGAGATTTTTCTGCGCGAGCTGCTGTCGAACGCCAGCGACGCGATCGACAAGCTGTACTACCGCACGCTGAAAGACGGCGACACCGGCCTGAACCGCGATGATTTTTACATTGAGATCACCCCCGACAAGGAAAAGCGCACCCTGACGGTCGAGGACAACGGCTGCGGCATGACGAAGGACGAGCTGGAAAACAACCTTGGCGTCATCGCCAAAAGCGGCTCGCTGAATTTCAAGAAGGACGCGGACCCGAAAGAGGACATCGACATCATCGGCCAGTTCGGCGTGGGGTTTTATTCCGCGTTCATGGTCAGCGGCTGCGTCACGGTGTACAGCCGCGCCTTCGGCAGCGAAGAAAGCTGGCGCTGGCAGTCCAGAGGGGCCGAGGGCTACACCGTGGAGCCCTGCGAAAAGGAGGGGCACGGCACCAGAATCGTTCTGGAGCTGAAAGCGAACACCGACGACGAAAATTACGACGAATTTCTGGATCCCTACCGCATCCGCGGCATCGTGAAGAAATACTCCGACTACATCCGCTACCCGATCCGCATGGATGTGGAAAAGACCCGCAAAAAAGAGGGAAGCGGCGAAAAGGACGGTAAAGACAGCAAAGACGAGTACGAGACCTACACCGAAAAAGAAACGCTGAACAGCATGGTGCCGATCTGGCGCAAGAACAAAAACGAGGTCACCGAAGAGGAATACGAGCGCTTCTATCAGGACAAGTTCTACGATTACGAGAAGCCGCTGAAGATCATCCACAGCAGCACCGAGGGCCTCGCCACCTATCAGGCGCTCCTGTTCATCCCCGCAAAGGCGCCGCTCGACTATTACACGCGCGAATACGAAAAGGGCCTTCAGCTTTATTCCAACGGCGTCATGATCATGGAAAAGTGCCCCGACCTTCTGCCCGACTACTTCAGCTTCGTGCGCGGCCTGGTCGATTCCCAGGACCTTTCGCTGAACATCTCGCGCGAGATGCTCCAGCACGACCGCCAGCTCAAGCTGATCGAGAGCCGGCTGGAAAAGAAGATCAAGTCCGAGCTGGAATCCATGCTCCTGAACGAGCGCGACAAGTACGAGAAGTTCTTCCAGAACTTCGGCCTCCAGCTGAAATACGGGGTCTACTCCGATTACGGCCAGCACAAGGACGTCCTTCAGGACCTGCTCCTGTTCTATTCCTCCAGCGAAAAGAAACCCGTCACGCTCAAGGAGTACGCCGGCAGGATGAAGGAAGGCCAGAAATACATCTACTACGCCGGCGGCGAAAGTGTCGCGCGCATCGACCAGCTTCCCCAGACGGAGCTTCTGCGCGACAAGGGGATGGAAATGCTGTATCTGACCGACAATGTGGACGAGTTCGCGCTGCGCGTGCTCGGAAAATATGAGGATCACGAGTTCAAGAACATCTCCTCCGACGACCTTGATCTGGAAACCCCCGAGGAGAAGGAGGAGCTCAAGAAGCAGGGCGAGGAAAACAAGGACATGCTCGCCTTTTTGAAGGACTCGCTCGGCGGAAAGGTCAAGGATGTCGTCGTCTCCACGCGCCTGAAGACCCACCCGGTCTGCCTTTCCAGCAACGGCGCGATTTCCCTGGAAATGGAAAAGGCGATCAACGCCGTGCCCGCGGGCGAAAAGGTGCAGGCCCAGCACGTGCTGGAGCTGAACCCGGCCCATCCGGTTTTCAAAACCCTGTGCGGCCTCTATTCCAAAGACAAGGAAAAATTGAAAAAATACGCGGAACTTCTGTACACGCAGGCCCTGCTCATCGAAGGGATCCCGGTCGAGGACCCGGTGGCGTTTTCGAATCAGGTCTGCGAGCTGATGACGGAATAA
- a CDS encoding GGDEF domain-containing protein, whose translation MLPIEKPNLTLVKWRGKITNMLGVLAIIVTMAELFVFLLLTCSGRGYGMDRDLYLLEFLILPSLINYVAVVLNFRVQHMPRVGESMKNYAIIITSTAICTVIGIAHYAVMTTLACFPIPVLMSTLFADRKKLHITAFLNIMMLTVCAAHSYFLLKNADFFLIDVFAAYVIMTAAILLSHILITYIAEKREYIFSSYKNQLELDEKIKLDPLTNLYNQSAFFSKLRRCTEAAAKKGKRFSVAILDIDDFKSVNDTFGHSMGNKVLEGLSGTMGLVFSLDNEFVARYGGEEFGIIFENLEVGEACARIEQLRHRFAEEQCSRIDDKEITFSGGVTEFIPGDEAGTIFNRADAALYEAKNRGKNQTVQK comes from the coding sequence ATGTTGCCGATTGAGAAACCGAATCTGACGCTGGTCAAATGGCGGGGGAAGATAACGAATATGCTCGGGGTGCTCGCGATCATCGTCACGATGGCTGAGCTGTTCGTCTTTCTGCTTCTCACCTGTTCCGGAAGAGGCTACGGAATGGACCGGGACCTGTACCTTCTGGAATTTCTGATCCTTCCGTCGCTGATCAATTATGTCGCCGTCGTTCTGAACTTCAGGGTCCAGCATATGCCGAGAGTCGGTGAATCCATGAAAAATTATGCGATTATCATCACATCCACCGCCATCTGCACCGTCATCGGAATCGCGCATTATGCGGTGATGACCACGCTGGCCTGCTTTCCGATTCCGGTATTGATGTCCACGCTTTTCGCGGACCGGAAAAAGCTGCATATCACGGCGTTCCTGAACATTATGATGCTCACCGTCTGCGCGGCCCATTCCTATTTCCTGCTGAAGAATGCGGATTTCTTTTTGATCGATGTGTTCGCGGCCTATGTCATTATGACGGCCGCAATCCTGCTGAGCCACATCCTCATCACCTATATCGCTGAAAAGCGCGAATACATCTTTTCCAGCTATAAGAACCAGCTGGAGCTGGATGAAAAAATCAAGCTGGACCCGCTGACCAACCTTTACAACCAGTCCGCCTTTTTCAGCAAGCTGCGGCGCTGCACGGAAGCCGCGGCCAAAAAGGGGAAGCGGTTTTCCGTGGCGATCCTCGATATCGACGACTTCAAATCGGTGAACGACACGTTCGGCCACTCCATGGGGAACAAGGTGCTGGAGGGGCTTTCCGGCACGATGGGCCTGGTCTTTTCGCTCGACAACGAATTCGTGGCGCGGTACGGCGGCGAGGAATTCGGGATCATCTTCGAAAATCTTGAGGTCGGGGAAGCCTGCGCCAGAATCGAGCAGCTGCGCCATCGGTTCGCAGAGGAGCAGTGCTCCCGCATCGACGACAAGGAAATCACGTTCAGCGGCGGCGTGACCGAGTTTATCCCGGGGGATGAGGCCGGCACGATCTTCAACCGGGCGGATGCCGCCCTTTACGAGGCAAAGAACCGTGGAAAAAATCAGACGGTGCAAAAATAA